The following proteins are co-located in the Haloplanus sp. HW8-1 genome:
- a CDS encoding acetamidase/formamidase family protein, with translation MTAHELTAAKQGEYHYTVGPYAEPVLEIEPGDTVAVETEDAFEGAIETEDDLPSEVLGEGHNPQNGPITVAGATPGDALAVTIERIEPRGPQPRGTTCTVPYFGGLSATDRTAMLHDPLPEIVKKLRVTTEGTVWDDDITIPYEPFVGTIGTSPRIDSVNALTPFKHGGNMDLPDVRPGNTIYLPVEVEGGYLYLGDCHAAQGDGELCGVAIEIPTTTTITVDVVEDWDLEWPRLESEDFVMSVGSARPMEDAARTAYADLVAWLADDYGFDEMEAYMLLTQVGQVRLGNMVDPNYTVGAGIDKSYL, from the coding sequence GTGACTGCACACGAACTCACGGCGGCGAAGCAGGGTGAGTACCACTACACCGTCGGCCCGTACGCCGAGCCGGTGTTGGAGATCGAGCCTGGCGACACCGTCGCAGTGGAGACCGAGGACGCCTTCGAGGGAGCCATCGAGACGGAGGACGACCTGCCGAGCGAAGTCCTCGGGGAGGGCCACAACCCACAGAACGGTCCCATCACCGTCGCGGGGGCGACGCCCGGCGACGCGCTGGCGGTCACCATCGAGCGCATCGAACCGCGGGGGCCACAGCCCCGCGGCACGACCTGTACGGTTCCGTACTTCGGCGGGCTCTCGGCGACGGACCGGACCGCGATGCTCCACGATCCGCTGCCCGAAATCGTGAAGAAACTGCGCGTCACGACCGAGGGGACGGTCTGGGACGACGACATTACCATCCCTTACGAACCGTTCGTCGGCACCATCGGCACGTCGCCCCGGATCGACTCGGTGAACGCGCTGACGCCGTTCAAACACGGCGGCAACATGGACCTCCCCGACGTGCGTCCCGGGAACACGATCTACCTCCCGGTCGAGGTAGAGGGTGGGTATCTCTACCTCGGCGACTGTCACGCGGCCCAAGGGGACGGCGAACTCTGTGGGGTCGCCATCGAGATTCCGACCACGACCACGATCACGGTCGACGTCGTCGAGGACTGGGACCTGGAGTGGCCACGCCTGGAGTCCGAGGACTTCGTGATGAGCGTCGGGAGCGCCCGCCCGATGGAGGACGCCGCGCGCACCGCCTACGCCGATCTGGTGGCGTGGCTGGCCGACGACTACGGCTTCGACGAGATGGAGGCGTACATGCTCCTGACGCAGGTCGGACAGGTCCGCCTCGGCAACATGGTCGACCCGAACTACACGGTCGGTGCGGGCATCGACAAATCGTATCTGTAG
- a CDS encoding VOC family protein, whose protein sequence is MSLLHVCLNVADAAESIAFYEQFGFEESWSFVTPDGETENRYVADENGMEIQLSETAGETEFDEGTAWDHLAVVVDDVDAVFEGIDHYGVVEEPGDQPAAGARTAFVEDPDGHVVELVEPLE, encoded by the coding sequence ATGAGCCTGCTTCACGTCTGTCTGAACGTCGCCGACGCGGCGGAATCGATCGCGTTCTACGAGCAGTTCGGCTTCGAGGAATCGTGGTCGTTCGTGACGCCCGACGGCGAGACGGAAAACCGCTACGTCGCCGACGAGAACGGCATGGAGATCCAGCTCTCCGAAACCGCCGGTGAAACCGAGTTCGACGAGGGCACCGCCTGGGACCACCTCGCCGTCGTCGTCGACGACGTCGACGCCGTCTTCGAGGGGATCGACCACTACGGCGTCGTCGAGGAACCCGGCGATCAGCCCGCGGCCGGGGCACGCACCGCGTTCGTCGAGGACCCGGACGGTCACGTCGTCGAACTCGTCGAGCCGCTGGAGTAG
- a CDS encoding HpcH/HpaI aldolase/citrate lyase family protein has product MSEDVELRRTQLATPASDPDFMESASRSDADEVFLDLEDSVAPNAKADAREPLVEAAKTHDWSEKILSFRMNGIDTKWWYDDIIEVVGQAGEYIDDIIIPKVAGPSDVHTVANLLTQVEENNGLEVGRIGLEPQIEDGEGMHNVHEIAHSSDRLSSIIFGPGDYSAAMGTPGLDIGQFPEYPGHYWHHALSECNAAAKSAGLPCLDGPYADIDDPEGFRTSAERANMIGCDGKWAIHPSQIELGNEVFAPDPEVAERAERIVEAYAEAMEEGKGAVSVDGQMVDEATNKMAQDIVDKARAAGVL; this is encoded by the coding sequence ATGTCTGAAGACGTAGAACTCCGGCGGACGCAACTCGCGACGCCGGCCAGCGATCCCGACTTCATGGAGAGCGCGTCGCGGAGTGACGCCGACGAGGTCTTCCTCGACCTAGAGGACTCCGTGGCGCCGAACGCGAAAGCCGACGCCCGCGAACCGCTCGTCGAGGCAGCCAAAACACACGACTGGTCCGAGAAGATCCTGTCGTTCCGGATGAACGGCATCGACACCAAGTGGTGGTACGACGACATCATCGAGGTCGTCGGTCAGGCGGGCGAGTATATCGACGACATCATCATCCCGAAGGTCGCGGGGCCGAGCGACGTCCACACGGTCGCGAACCTCCTCACGCAGGTCGAGGAGAACAACGGCCTGGAGGTCGGGCGCATCGGTCTCGAACCCCAGATCGAGGACGGCGAGGGGATGCACAACGTCCACGAGATCGCCCACTCCTCGGATCGACTCTCCTCGATCATCTTCGGCCCCGGCGACTACTCCGCCGCGATGGGGACGCCCGGACTGGACATCGGCCAGTTCCCGGAGTACCCCGGCCACTACTGGCACCACGCGCTCTCGGAGTGTAACGCCGCGGCGAAAAGCGCCGGCCTGCCCTGTCTGGACGGCCCGTACGCCGACATCGACGACCCCGAGGGCTTCCGTACGTCCGCGGAGCGCGCCAACATGATCGGCTGTGACGGCAAGTGGGCCATCCACCCGAGTCAGATCGAACTCGGCAACGAAGTGTTCGCGCCCGATCCGGAGGTCGCCGAACGCGCCGAGCGCATCGTCGAAGCCTACGCCGAGGCGATGGAAGAGGGCAAAGGCGCCGTCTCCGTCGACGGCCAGATGGTCGACGAGGCCACCAACAAGATGGCTCAGGACATCGTCGACAAGGCACGGGCCGCCGGCGTCCTCTAG